CAGAGCCCGTTGGCCTTGGCCTTGTCCTTCACCCCTTCGAGCAGCTCGAGCTGGCCAGGGGCGTAGCCCCAGCGGTCTTCGCGGTCCTCGCCGAGCTTGAAGAACTCGACGCTCATGGGCTCGACCTCGGTGGCGATGAAGGTCTTCACCGCGTCGAGCAGCGGGCGAGCGCCCTCGGACATCCCGAGGTTGAACAGCTCGCCTCCGAAGTCGTCGGTGTTGAGTGGGTTGGCAGGCATTGGTCCCCTCCGAGGTCGCGTGCTGACGATGATGTCACTCCGGCGGGGCCCCCGGCCCCGCGGCCGTCAGTCGATGATCGCGGGGTAGACGAGCGTGCGGAGCTGGCCGCCGAAGTCGAACGTGCCCGACATCATGAAGTTGACCATGAAGACCACCGTGAGGTCCTCGGAGGGGTCGTTCCAGAAGGTGGTCGAGGCTGCGCCACCCCACATGTACTCGCCGGCCGAGCCCACCCGGGCGGTCTGCACCGGCCCCTCGGTGACCGCCATGGTGAGACCGAAGCCCATGCCATCGAAGCCGACCTCGCCGTAGCCGGTCGCCATGTCGGACAGCTGGGCCCCACGGGGCAGGTGGTTGCTGGTCATCAGCTCGATGGTCTTGCGGCCGAGGATGCGCACACCGTCGAGCTCGCCGCCGTTGAGCATCATGCGGGTGAAGCGCAGGTAGTCGGCCAGCGTCGAGACGAGGCCACCTCCGCCCGAACGACCGCAGGTAGCCGAGGTGGCCGTGGCGGGCGATGCCCACCTGGCAACCAGCGATCTTGCCCGGCTCGAGGTAGCGACGGGTCAGGTGGTCCCCGATGCGCTCGAGGCGGCGCTCGTCGAGGCCGGCGGCGTCCGGGTTGATCTTCACGGTGGTCCCCCTACAGCTGCGTCGCCGGCTCCACGGCACGGCGAAGATGAGATCGTCGAAGTGTTGCAGACTGCAACGCCTCGTGCGCCCGGTGCCGCCCCTACCGCTCGGGCCGCAGGACCCGCCGGGGGTGGCGCCCGTCCACGTAGCCGACGAACGGAGGGTAGATGTTGTACCCGAGCAGCTCCTGCAGCTGGGGGCTGAGGGTGGCCACCACCTCCTGGGGCACCGCGAGCACGTGGTTCTCCTGCGGCCGGAGCCACGAGGAGACGTACTCGAGGATCACCCCGAGCCGGGGCCGGTCGGTGTGGTTGGCGCCGCCGCCATGCCAGAGGCTGCCGAGGTAGAACATCACCGAGCCGGCGGGCATCTCGGCCACCACAGTCTCGGCCTCGTCGGGCTGGTCCTCGCGCCGGTGGCTGGCCGGCACCAACCGGGTTGCCCCGTTGGCCTCAGTGAAGTCGTCGAAGGGCCACATGGTGTTCACCACCACGTCGCCGTGCGGGCGGGCGAGGGGGTAGATGCTGTCGTCGCGGTGGAGGACCTGCGCCTTCTCGCCGGGCCCGATCTGGATCCCCACCGGCGCCGAGAGCTGGTGGTGCTCGAGGACCTTGTCGACCACGCCGAGGACGAGGGGGTGGGTCGCCGGGTCGTCGAAGGCGCGGGTCTTGGCGAAGAGGGCGTAGACCCGCTGGGTGGCGAAGCCCTCGAAGTCGTTGCGACCCGTTGGGGTGCGGTCGAGCACGCCCTGCAGGTCGGCTCGGATGGCAGCGACCTCGTCGGCGTCGAGGATGCCCTCGACGACGGCATAGCCGTCCGCCTCGAGGCCGTCCACGACGGTGTCGACGGTCGCGTCGGCGAAGGTGGTGCGCACGCCCAGACGCTACGTTGCCGGCCGGAGGGTCGCGATGCCGGAGTGCCGAGTCATCGAACTGGGAGGCCAACCCGTCGCCGGGGTGGCCGTGAGCGACGGGGTGTCGGTGGCCGTCACCGGACCCGACGGTCGGGCCATCCTGCCCGACGACGGGCGGCCCTTCGCCTGGGTCAGCCGGCCCTCGGGCCACGACGCCCGGACGTGGTTCCACCGCCTCGACGACCACGACGGCCCCGTGACCTTCGAGCTGCACGCGGTGGACCAGCCATCGCCGCTGAGCTTCGCCCAGATCACCGACCTCCACGTGAGCGACCTGCCCGAGCCCGAGAGCCTCCCCCTCGCCGACAGCCTCTACGGCTACGACGGCGACGGGACGCTCGTCGGACGCCCCCTGACCGGCGTCGCCGACCTCGAGCGGGTGCTCCGTGAGGTCGCCGGGATGGAGGGCCCCGCAGGACGGCCTGCCTTCGTGGTCGCCACCGGCGACCTGACCGACCACGGCACGGTCGGCGAGTTCGCGCTGCTGCGCCAGGCCCTCGCGACCTCCGCGCTGCCCGTGCACGTGCTGCCCGGCAACCACGACCACTACGGCCACAACCACGACCCCCGTCCCGACGACGACCCCGTCGACTCGCACGGCATGGGCACGGGCACCACCACCCGCTATGAGGACGAGGTCGGGCCGCGCTGGTGGTCGCTCACCTGCGCCGGGCTGCGCCTCGTGGCGCTCGACTGGTTCAGCCACCGCCTCGGTCGCGACCGCGACGACCAGGAGCGGTGGCTGGCCGCCGATCTGGCCACCGCGCCGGCGGGGGCGCCGGTGCTCTTCTTGACCCACGACCAGATGGCGGCCGACTTCTTCGCCCGGGTGGCCGAGGTCGCCCCCCACGTGCGCGTCGTCGGCTCACTCTCGGGCCATTGGCACACGTCGAGGGTCGTGCGGTCCGACGGTCAGGTCCATGCCAACACCGGCAACGCCACCTTCGGGAGCTTCGACTGGGCACCCGCCCACGCACGCCTCTACGGATGGGACGCCGACGAGCTGACCGTCCGCACGGTCGCGCTCGGTGGGGGCGCAGCCCTGGGCTCGTCGACCTTCGCCGCAGCGCCTGGCCCGCCGGTCTCCGCCGGCGGGGCCGGCTGGGCGGTCCGCCTCCCGGGGGCGGTCCACCTGGCCCGACCCCTGGGGCTCGACGACGCCGTGGTGGTCGCCTGGTCCGACGACGACCGGGCAGCCGGCGGGCTGTCGTGCCACGACACCGGCACCGGCGAGGAGCGATGGCGGGTGGCGCTCGACGCCCCCGTCCGGGCCGGGGCCACGCTGGTCGAAGGTGCCGGCGTGGTCGTAGGCGTCTCGATCAGCGGCGGTGTCGTGGCCGTGGACGCTGCCACCGGCCAGGAGCGCTGGCGGGCCCAGGTCGGTGACCGCCTCATCGCCTGGGTGCATGCCGCCCCGGTGGTCCTCGACGGCGCCGTCGCCGTCGGTGAGGTCCGCTGCCTCGCCGCGCTCGACGTGGCCGACGGGCGGGTCCGCTGGCAGCGCGACGACCTCGGCCGGCCCGAGAACACCGCCACGCCCATGCAGGGGGTCGTGCAGGACGCCACGCTCGTGGTGCCGTTCTCGCTGATGCCGCAGCACACCTTCGGCCTCGACCCCGACACCGGGGCCACGCGGTGGTCACGAGACGGCCAGGCCATGCACGCCGCCACCAGCGACGTGGTCCCCGACCCCGAGGGCAGCGACGTCTACCTCACCCGCCTCGGGGGCCGCGTGGAGCGCTCGTCGGCCGCCACCGGCGAGGTGCGCTGGGCCGCCAAGGTGCGAGCCGCCTTCGCCACCGGGCGGCCGCTCGTCACCGACGGGTCCGTGGTGGTCACCAGCGCACTCGGTGCCGTCCATCGCTTCGACGCCGAGACCGGCACCGAGGTCTGGCGAACCCAGCTCCCGGGCGACTCCCTCCTCGCCATGGGCCCCTACCGTCGGTCCGGCCTGGCCGTCCCTGCCGGCCCCGCGCTCGGTGCGGGCACGATCATCCAGACCACCGGTGACGGTGGCGTCCACCGGATCGACCTGGCCACGGGTCACCAGGCGTGCCTCGCCGCGCTCGGCTGTCCCCTCACGGTGCCGGCGGTGGTGGTGGGCGACGACGTGATCGTGGCCACGGCCGAGGGCAGCCTCCTCCGCCTGGTGGGCTGACGGCCAGCCGCGACGTTCGCCGCTTCGACTGGCGGTTCAGTGCCCGTCGGCGTCGGCGACGGCGCGGGTGAGGTGGCGGGTGACGCAGGCCACCGCCCGGTCCTCGTCACCATCGGTCAGCGCGTCGACGAGGCCACGGTGCTCGTCGACCACCTCGGCCGAGTCCGGGTGGACGCGTCGCAGGCCGCGGAGGCACAGCCGGGTCTCGGCCAGCAACGTCCGGTACATGCGGGCCAGACGGGGGCTGCCGGAGACCTCCACGAGCGCCTCGTGGAAGGCGAGGTCGACCTCGGACACGGCCGCCCAGTCGTCCGCAGCCGACGACGCCGCCATGTCGGCGACCAGGCCCGCCAGCGTCGCGAGGGCCTGCGGGTCCCGGCGACGGGCGACCAGCCGGGCCGCTTCGCGCTCCACCACCGACCGAGCGAGGTACACGTCGGCCACCTCGTCGGCCTCGATCGTGGCCACGAAGACGCCACGGTGGGGGACGGCGGCGAGCAGGCCCTCCTGGACCAGGCGCTGGAACGCCTCGCGCACCGGACCCCTCGACACCTCCAGCTGACCGGCGAGCTCCACCTCGGTGAGCTGGCGACCGGGCTCGAAGCTCCCGTCCATGATGTGACCCCGGATCGTCTCGGCGATCACGTCGGCCGTGGAGCGGCGGTCGAGGGGCTCGAGGCTCGGTGTGGGAGCAGACATGTCCAGCTCGTTCGGTAGATTGTCGACAATGCTACGCGAGCATCCACGCTGGGACAGCCCGGCGATGACGACCTTCCTGTGACGCGCCACCAGCCAGTCGTCGTCGTGGTCGAGGCCCCGGACGAGGCCGACCCTCCCGGGCTCGACCGCCTCGTCACACTCGGCGCGTCGGTGCGCGTGGTGCGCACCGAGGCCGAGCTCGCCGAAGCGGTGGCGGGCGCCGACGTCGTCGCCGTGTTCGACATCCACAGCCGACTCCTCCACGGCCTGGGCGACGGGATCACCGGCGTCGGGTGGGTCCACGCCGCCAGCGCCGGACTCGACGCCGTGCTCACCCCCGCCGTCCTCGCCGGTGACGCCGCCGGCCGACTGGTGGTCACCAACGCCCGGGGCACCTTCGACCGGCCCATGGCCGAGTTCACCCTTGCCATGCTGCTGCTCTTCGCCAAGGACGTGCGGGCGACCCTCGAGCACCAGCGGGCGCACCGGTGGGTGCACCGCGACACCGAGCTGCTCGCCGGACGGCAGGTCCTCGTGGTGGGGGCCGGCTCCATCGGGCGCACCACCGCCCGGCTCCTCACCGCGGTGGGCATGGAGGTGGCGGGCGTCGCGCGCCGGGCCCGCCCCGACGACCCCGACTTCACCCGCGTGGTCGGCCCCGACGCCCTGCACGAGGAGCTGGGACGGGCCGACGACGTGGTGGTCTGCGCCCCCCTGACCGCGGCGACCCGAGGGATGTTCGACCACGCCGCCTTCGCCGCGCTCCGCCCCGGCGCCCGCTTCGTCAACGTCGGTCGGGGGGCGATCGTCGACGAGGACGCCCTGCTCACCGCGCTGCACGAGGGGCGGGTGGGGGCCGCCGCCCTCGACGTCTTCGTCGACGAGCCGCTTCCCGCCGACCACCCGTTCTGGGACATGGAGCAGGTCGTCGTATCGCCCCACCAGTCCGGCGATGTCGTCGGGTGGCGCGACGCCCTCACCGCCCAGCTGGCGCAGAACCTGTCGCGCTGGCAGCGCGACGAGCCGCTCGACGCGCTGGTGGAGGGGGCGGTCGACCTCGCCGCCGGGGCGACCACGTGAGCGAGCTGGTCGACCTCGACGCGCACACCCTGCTGGCGGCCTACCGCTCGGGCGCCGCCTCCCCCGTGGAGGTCACCGACGCCCTCCTGGCGCGCATCGACCGGCTCGACCCCGACCTCAACGCCTGGTGCCACCTCGACCCCGAGCGGTCACGGGCCGAGGCGCTGGCGTCGGAGGCGCGCTGGAGCGCGGGCACACCCCAGGGTCGCCTTGACGGCGTCCCGGTGGCCGTCAAGGACGTCTTCCTCACCGACGGCTGGCCGACCCGCAAGGGGTCCGTCCTCGTCGACCCCGCCCAGCGATGGGACACCGATGCCCCCGCGGTGGCGGCCCTCCGCCGCAACGGCGCCGTGCTCCTGGGCAAGACGACCACGCCCGAGCTGGGCTGGAAGGCAGTCACCGACTCCCTCGCCGACGGCGTCACCCGCAACCCGTGGGACCCGGCGCTGACCCCCGGAGGCTCGAGCGGGGGCAGCGGCGCCGCCCTGGCCGCCAGGATGGCGCCGCTTGCGCTGGGGACCGACGGCGGCGGCTCCATCCGGATCCCGGCCGCGTTCACCGCCACCGTCGGACTGAAGCCGACGTGGGGACGGGTGCCGCTGTGGCCACCCAGCCCCTTCGGAGCCCTCGCCCACGCCGGGCCCATGGCCAGGACCGTCGCCGACACCGCCCTGCTGCTCCAGGTGCTGGCCGAGCCCGACGCCCGCGACGCTGGCGCGCTGCTCCCCGACGACGTCGACCACCTGGCGGGCCTCGACGCCGGCGTGGCCGGGTTGCGGGTGGCCTACAGCCCGACGCTCGGCTTCGCGCGGGTCGATCCCGAGGTCGCCGACGCCGTGGCTGCCGCCGTCGCCACCCTGGCCGACCTCGGCGCCCACGTGGAGGAGGTCGATCCCGGCTTCGACGACCCGCTCGAGACGTTCATGACCCTGTGGAGCTGCGGGGCGGCCCAGGCCACCGCCCACCACGACGACGAGGCTCGCGCCCAGATGGACCCCGGCCTGCAACGGGTCATCGCCGACGGCCGCAGCCGCGGCGCGGTCGAGTACCTCGACGCGGTGGCGGCCCGCTCGGCCCTGGCCGTCCACATGAGCCTGTTCCACCAGCGCCACGACCTGCTCGTCACCCCCACGCTGCCGATCCCCGCCTTCGGCGCCGGGCGTGACGTGCCCGAGGGGTGGCCCGACGAGCGCTGGCCCACGTGGGCACCGTTCAGCTACCCCTTCAACATCACCCAGCAGCCCGCGGCGTCGGTGCCGTGCGGGTTCACCGCCGCCGAGCTGCCCGTCGGCCTGCAGCTCGTCGGGGCGCGTGGCGCCGACGCCCTCGTGCTCCGGGCCGCACGAGCCTTCGAGGCGGCCCGACCCTTCGGCGAGCAGCGCCCGCCCGAGCCGCGCTGAGGGAGGGGGCGACAGCGCCACCCCCCGGGACCATCAGCTGACGCCGAGGTCGGCCTCCACCTTGGCGAGGGCCCCGTCGAGGATGTCGATGGCCTGATCGGCCTCGGCAGTGGTGACGACGAGGGCGGGGATGAGGCGGACGACCTGGCCTTGGGGGCCGCACGTGAGGAGGAGCAGGCCAGCCTCGTCAGCGGCGGCCAGCACCCTCGCCGCCGCCTCGCCACCGGTCGCCTGCTCGGTGTCGCCCAGCTCGAGGCCGATCATGAGCCCGAGTCCGCGCACGTCGTCGATCACCGGGTGAGCGGCGGCGAGGGCCCGGCACCGCTCGAGCAGGTGGGTGCCCACGGCGGCGGCGTTGTCGACCAGGCGCTCGTCGTCGATGACCTGGAGCGTGGCGAGGGCGGCCGCGCAGGCCACGGCGTTGCCGCCGTAGGTGCCCCCCTGCGAGCCTGGGAAGCCCCGGCCCATCAGCGCGGGTGCCGCCATGATCGCCGACAGCGGCATCCCACTGGCGAGGCCCTTGGCCGTGATCACCACGTCGGGCACCACCCCGCTGTGCTCGTGGCCCCAGAACCGGCCGGTGCGGCCCACCCCGGTCTGGATCTCGTCGGCGACGAGGAGCATGCCGTGGCGATCGCAGCGCTCGCGCAGGCCAGCCAGGAAGGCGTGGGGCACGGGGACGTAGCCGCCTTCGCCCAGGACCGGCTCGATGAAGACGGCTGCGGTCTCGGCCGGGGCGGTGGTGGTCGCGAGGAGCAGATCGAGCTCACGCAGGCAGAACGACACCGCGTCGGCCTCGCTCCAGCCGTAGCGGTGGGCGTTGGGGAACGGAGCGATGACGACGCCGCCGAGGAGGGGCTGGAGCCCGGCGCGCACGGCGAGCTTCGAGGTGGTCATGGAGGCCGCCCCCATGGTCCGGCCGTGGAAGGCGCCCTGGAAGACCACGACGTTGGGCCGGCCGGTGGCGTGACGAGCCAGCCGCAGAGCCGACTCGACCGCCTCGCTGCCCGAGTTGGAGAAGAAGACCGAGCCGTGGCCTGGGAGGCGCTCGACCATCGCGTCGGCCAGGGCGTCAAGGGTGGGGTGCCACACGGTCGTGCACTGGCCGTGGATCAGCTCGCCGGCCTGGCGGCGGATGGCCTCGACCACCCGGGGGTGGCAGTGCCCGGTGCTGGTGACCCCGATGCCGGCGGTGAAGTCGAGGTGCCGACGGCCGGCGGCGTCGAAGAGCCAGACCCCCTCGCCGCGCACCGCGGTCAACGACGTGGCCTGCTTGAGGAGGGGGGAGCGGGTGGTCATCGCCGTGATCCTTGCCGGACGAGGAGTAGGATTGTCAACAATCTAACGAAGCACCCCGATCCCGTCGAGGTCCCAACCCGGGACCGAACCTGAAAGTGGCCCACCATGGCCCGACACCTGTCGATCGAGCTCCCCAAGCACGATCTGCGCTGCGTGGCACGCCTGCTGGAGGCGGAGGCCCCCCGCACCTGTGCCGCGGTGTGGGCTGCCCTCCCGCTGGCGGGCGACGTGTACCACGCCAAGTACGCGCGCAACGAGCTCTACACCTTCGTCCCGCCCGTCGCCGAGCTCCCGATCGGGGCCGAGAACCCCACGGTCACACCCATCCCCGGCGACGTCGTCTACTTCGAGTTCTCCTCCGGCGCCCTGCCGGCCGCCACCTACGGCTACGGCGACGGCGAGGGTGCCGCCGGGCGGGACATGGTCGTCGACCTCGCTCTCTTCTACGGCCGCAACAACCTGCTCCTCAACGGCGACGTGGGGTGGGTGCCAGGCAACGTCTTCGCCACCATCGTCAAGGGCCTCGACCAGCTCGCCGCGGTCGGCAACGACCTCTGGCGGGCCGGCGCCATCGGCGAGGAGCTGCGCTTCAGCCGCCTGGAAGCGACATGAGCCTGCTTGACGACTGCCCCCAAGCCGGTTCGGAGGAGCCGCCGCCGACGCCGCCGACGCCGCGGACCCCGTCGACGCCGAGCCGGTACCGCGCGCGCATCGAGTACGAGCAGACCCTGGCGGAGGTGCCCATCGGCGTGGTCGTGCCCTTCGACTTCGCCCTCGACTGGGAGTACTGGCGCTACCTCCCCGCGGGCGTGGGGCTCCACTTCACCCGCACCCCCCACCTCCGGCGGGACTCCGGGATGTCGCTGGCCCGGGCGGTGGGCCGGCCCAACGTGGCCGGGCGAGCTGCCCGCAGCCTCCTCGCCGTCAAACCAGCCGCGGTGCTGTACGCCTGCACATCGGGGAGCTTCGTCGGTGGTGTCGCCGGCGAGGCCGCCCTGCGGGCCGCCATGCGCGCCGCGGGGTGCCACGAGGCGGTGACCAGCTCGGGCGCGGCAGTGGCGGCGATGCAGGCGGTGGGCGCCCACCGGGTGGCGGTGGCCACCCCGTA
This genomic window from Acidimicrobiales bacterium contains:
- a CDS encoding serine hydrolase, which translates into the protein MVARWASPATATSATCGRSGGGGLVSTLADYLRFTRMMLNGGELDGVRILGRKTIELMTSNHLPRGAQLSDMATGYGEVGFDGMGFGLTMAVTEGPVQTARVGSAGEYMWGGAASTTFWNDPSEDLTVVFMVNFMMSGTFDFGGQLRTLVYPAIID
- a CDS encoding phytanoyl-CoA dioxygenase family protein, which codes for MRTTFADATVDTVVDGLEADGYAVVEGILDADEVAAIRADLQGVLDRTPTGRNDFEGFATQRVYALFAKTRAFDDPATHPLVLGVVDKVLEHHQLSAPVGIQIGPGEKAQVLHRDDSIYPLARPHGDVVVNTMWPFDDFTEANGATRLVPASHRREDQPDEAETVVAEMPAGSVMFYLGSLWHGGGANHTDRPRLGVILEYVSSWLRPQENHVLAVPQEVVATLSPQLQELLGYNIYPPFVGYVDGRHPRRVLRPER
- a CDS encoding PQQ-binding-like beta-propeller repeat protein, whose amino-acid sequence is MSDGVSVAVTGPDGRAILPDDGRPFAWVSRPSGHDARTWFHRLDDHDGPVTFELHAVDQPSPLSFAQITDLHVSDLPEPESLPLADSLYGYDGDGTLVGRPLTGVADLERVLREVAGMEGPAGRPAFVVATGDLTDHGTVGEFALLRQALATSALPVHVLPGNHDHYGHNHDPRPDDDPVDSHGMGTGTTTRYEDEVGPRWWSLTCAGLRLVALDWFSHRLGRDRDDQERWLAADLATAPAGAPVLFLTHDQMAADFFARVAEVAPHVRVVGSLSGHWHTSRVVRSDGQVHANTGNATFGSFDWAPAHARLYGWDADELTVRTVALGGGAALGSSTFAAAPGPPVSAGGAGWAVRLPGAVHLARPLGLDDAVVVAWSDDDRAAGGLSCHDTGTGEERWRVALDAPVRAGATLVEGAGVVVGVSISGGVVAVDAATGQERWRAQVGDRLIAWVHAAPVVLDGAVAVGEVRCLAALDVADGRVRWQRDDLGRPENTATPMQGVVQDATLVVPFSLMPQHTFGLDPDTGATRWSRDGQAMHAATSDVVPDPEGSDVYLTRLGGRVERSSAATGEVRWAAKVRAAFATGRPLVTDGSVVVTSALGAVHRFDAETGTEVWRTQLPGDSLLAMGPYRRSGLAVPAGPALGAGTIIQTTGDGGVHRIDLATGHQACLAALGCPLTVPAVVVGDDVIVATAEGSLLRLVG
- a CDS encoding GntR family transcriptional regulator, whose product is MSAPTPSLEPLDRRSTADVIAETIRGHIMDGSFEPGRQLTEVELAGQLEVSRGPVREAFQRLVQEGLLAAVPHRGVFVATIEADEVADVYLARSVVEREAARLVARRRDPQALATLAGLVADMAASSAADDWAAVSEVDLAFHEALVEVSGSPRLARMYRTLLAETRLCLRGLRRVHPDSAEVVDEHRGLVDALTDGDEDRAVACVTRHLTRAVADADGH
- a CDS encoding D-2-hydroxyacid dehydrogenase; protein product: MTRHQPVVVVVEAPDEADPPGLDRLVTLGASVRVVRTEAELAEAVAGADVVAVFDIHSRLLHGLGDGITGVGWVHAASAGLDAVLTPAVLAGDAAGRLVVTNARGTFDRPMAEFTLAMLLLFAKDVRATLEHQRAHRWVHRDTELLAGRQVLVVGAGSIGRTTARLLTAVGMEVAGVARRARPDDPDFTRVVGPDALHEELGRADDVVVCAPLTAATRGMFDHAAFAALRPGARFVNVGRGAIVDEDALLTALHEGRVGAAALDVFVDEPLPADHPFWDMEQVVVSPHQSGDVVGWRDALTAQLAQNLSRWQRDEPLDALVEGAVDLAAGATT
- a CDS encoding amidase; the protein is MSELVDLDAHTLLAAYRSGAASPVEVTDALLARIDRLDPDLNAWCHLDPERSRAEALASEARWSAGTPQGRLDGVPVAVKDVFLTDGWPTRKGSVLVDPAQRWDTDAPAVAALRRNGAVLLGKTTTPELGWKAVTDSLADGVTRNPWDPALTPGGSSGGSGAALAARMAPLALGTDGGGSIRIPAAFTATVGLKPTWGRVPLWPPSPFGALAHAGPMARTVADTALLLQVLAEPDARDAGALLPDDVDHLAGLDAGVAGLRVAYSPTLGFARVDPEVADAVAAAVATLADLGAHVEEVDPGFDDPLETFMTLWSCGAAQATAHHDDEARAQMDPGLQRVIADGRSRGAVEYLDAVAARSALAVHMSLFHQRHDLLVTPTLPIPAFGAGRDVPEGWPDERWPTWAPFSYPFNITQQPAASVPCGFTAAELPVGLQLVGARGADALVLRAARAFEAARPFGEQRPPEPR
- a CDS encoding aminotransferase class III-fold pyridoxal phosphate-dependent enzyme — translated: MTTRSPLLKQATSLTAVRGEGVWLFDAAGRRHLDFTAGIGVTSTGHCHPRVVEAIRRQAGELIHGQCTTVWHPTLDALADAMVERLPGHGSVFFSNSGSEAVESALRLARHATGRPNVVVFQGAFHGRTMGAASMTTSKLAVRAGLQPLLGGVVIAPFPNAHRYGWSEADAVSFCLRELDLLLATTTAPAETAAVFIEPVLGEGGYVPVPHAFLAGLRERCDRHGMLLVADEIQTGVGRTGRFWGHEHSGVVPDVVITAKGLASGMPLSAIMAAPALMGRGFPGSQGGTYGGNAVACAAALATLQVIDDERLVDNAAAVGTHLLERCRALAAAHPVIDDVRGLGLMIGLELGDTEQATGGEAAARVLAAADEAGLLLLTCGPQGQVVRLIPALVVTTAEADQAIDILDGALAKVEADLGVS
- a CDS encoding DUF3830 family protein translates to MARHLSIELPKHDLRCVARLLEAEAPRTCAAVWAALPLAGDVYHAKYARNELYTFVPPVAELPIGAENPTVTPIPGDVVYFEFSSGALPAATYGYGDGEGAAGRDMVVDLALFYGRNNLLLNGDVGWVPGNVFATIVKGLDQLAAVGNDLWRAGAIGEELRFSRLEAT